In Streptococcus uberis, a single window of DNA contains:
- a CDS encoding low molecular weight protein-tyrosine-phosphatase has protein sequence MKKICFVCLGNICRSTMAEFVMKSLDDDNSLHIESRGTSNWEHGNPIHLGTQKILKKYDIPFDSSKTSMQILEKDLQDFDLILGMDEKNVLDLLTLSKGRWDEKIHLFLDKGVPDPWYTGDFEETYDLVSKGCRRWLTTLGK, from the coding sequence ATGAAAAAAATTTGTTTTGTCTGTTTGGGTAATATCTGTCGTAGCACAATGGCAGAATTTGTAATGAAGTCTCTAGATGATGATAACAGTTTACACATTGAAAGTAGGGGCACTTCAAATTGGGAGCACGGGAACCCTATCCATCTTGGCACTCAAAAAATATTAAAGAAGTATGACATTCCTTTTGATTCTTCTAAAACCTCAATGCAAATTTTAGAAAAAGATTTACAAGATTTTGACCTTATTCTTGGCATGGATGAGAAAAACGTTTTAGATTTGTTAACACTATCGAAGGGGAGATGGGATGAAAAGATACATCTATTCCTTGACAAGGGTGTTCCTGATCCATGGTATACAGGTGATTTTGAAGAAACCTATGATTTGGTTAGTAAAGGGTGTCGTCGATGGTTGACAACATTAGGGAAATAA
- a CDS encoding MORN repeat-containing protein — MREQLQTLKTFFKNSNITRSKVEVISAIFLVICGLTVLTAERKSKQVLTYNHGQIKYSGYVVNNRMNGEGQLTFENGDSYQGHFTNGQFDGKGTFKASNGWSYRGDFKKGQADGKGVLKAKNNKVYKGTFKQGIFQK; from the coding sequence ATGAGAGAGCAATTGCAAACATTAAAAACATTTTTCAAAAATAGCAATATCACAAGGAGTAAGGTGGAAGTTATTTCGGCTATTTTCTTAGTGATTTGTGGTCTGACAGTATTGACCGCTGAGAGAAAGTCAAAACAAGTCTTGACTTATAATCATGGACAAATCAAATATTCAGGATATGTTGTTAATAACAGGATGAATGGTGAAGGACAATTGACTTTTGAGAATGGAGACAGCTATCAAGGCCATTTTACAAATGGTCAATTTGATGGTAAAGGTACATTTAAAGCCAGTAATGGTTGGTCTTATCGCGGCGACTTTAAAAAGGGTCAGGCTGATGGTAAAGGTGTCTTAAAAGCAAAAAACAATAAGGTTTATAAAGGAACCTTTAAGCAGGGGATTTTTCAAAAATGA
- a CDS encoding acyltransferase family protein, which yields MRIKWFSLIRVTGLFLVLIYHFFKNSFSGGFIGVDIFFTFSGYLITALLIDEYSKNQKIDIIGFYRRRFYRIVPPLVLMILLVMPFTFLVKSDFVASIGRQIAATIGFTTNIYEILTGSSYESQFIPHLFVHTWSLAIEVHFYLLWGLGVWYLAKKNYDDKQFRSLLFMISGLIFIMSFLYMFIRAFFVSNFSLIYFSSLAHIFPFFLGAMFATISGIKDTTVRFQKNVKLWPKKYVIGVIFGAFALLFLLTLSLDFNHLFTYLFGFVLASLFAAVMIYAARVLNDQTPEVEEPYLLTYIAEVSYGVYLFHWPFYIIFSQLMGNGLAVFLTLFFSFLFASVSYYILEPFISGKKPRLFGYELDLMPYVKWGAIFGSFLILLTVGRVLTAPKIGNFEKQLLVGALQQNQSNINQTHTIAAGDANALSDITIIGDSVALRSQNAFAKIMPGAQLDAAVSRNFSLAYEIFDNRVESKTLSKTTVLAVGVNSLDSYQEDLQKFIKDLPKGHRLVLVSPYNAKNLSQVAEAREYENQLAKKYSYVTIADWYKVATENPDIWEGTDGVHYSDADTKGAELYVTTIKTAVERAAKQEAK from the coding sequence ATGAGAATAAAATGGTTTTCCTTAATTAGGGTTACGGGACTTTTTTTGGTTCTGATTTACCACTTTTTTAAAAATAGTTTTTCGGGTGGTTTTATCGGTGTTGATATTTTCTTCACCTTTTCAGGGTATTTAATCACGGCCTTACTAATTGATGAATATTCAAAAAATCAAAAGATTGATATTATTGGTTTTTACAGGAGACGCTTTTATCGAATAGTTCCTCCTCTTGTTTTAATGATTTTGCTAGTCATGCCTTTTACTTTTTTGGTAAAAAGTGATTTTGTGGCTAGCATTGGTCGACAAATTGCTGCTACCATTGGCTTTACAACCAATATTTATGAGATACTTACTGGTAGTAGTTATGAGAGTCAATTTATCCCTCATCTCTTTGTACACACTTGGAGTTTAGCCATTGAAGTTCATTTTTATTTATTATGGGGCTTAGGCGTATGGTATTTAGCCAAGAAAAATTATGATGATAAGCAGTTTAGAAGCCTTCTTTTCATGATTTCAGGTCTTATTTTTATCATGAGCTTCTTATATATGTTTATTAGAGCTTTCTTTGTTTCGAATTTTTCATTGATTTATTTTTCAAGTCTTGCGCACATTTTCCCTTTCTTCTTAGGGGCTATGTTTGCAACGATCTCTGGTATAAAGGATACCACTGTCCGATTCCAAAAAAATGTAAAATTATGGCCTAAAAAATATGTTATAGGGGTTATTTTTGGAGCTTTTGCGCTCTTGTTTTTATTGACTTTATCTCTAGATTTTAATCATTTATTTACTTATCTATTTGGTTTTGTTTTAGCAAGTCTATTTGCCGCTGTGATGATTTATGCAGCGCGTGTTTTAAATGATCAAACACCTGAGGTGGAGGAACCTTATCTTTTAACCTATATTGCTGAGGTCAGTTATGGCGTCTATCTTTTCCATTGGCCATTTTACATTATTTTTTCACAACTCATGGGAAATGGATTGGCCGTTTTTCTAACGCTCTTCTTCTCTTTCCTTTTTGCATCGGTTTCTTATTATATTTTAGAGCCATTTATTTCAGGCAAAAAACCAAGATTATTTGGATATGAATTGGATTTAATGCCATATGTCAAATGGGGTGCGATTTTTGGTTCGTTTTTGATTTTATTAACAGTTGGGCGAGTATTAACAGCACCTAAAATAGGGAATTTTGAAAAGCAATTATTGGTTGGTGCATTGCAACAGAATCAAAGTAACATCAATCAAACACATACTATTGCAGCTGGGGATGCAAATGCACTGAGTGATATTACCATTATTGGTGATTCAGTTGCTTTGAGATCTCAAAATGCATTTGCAAAAATAATGCCTGGCGCTCAATTAGATGCAGCGGTAAGCCGGAATTTTAGTTTAGCTTATGAGATTTTTGATAACCGAGTTGAAAGTAAAACCTTATCAAAAACAACGGTATTAGCTGTTGGTGTGAACTCACTCGATAGTTATCAAGAGGATTTGCAAAAATTTATTAAAGATTTGCCCAAGGGGCATCGACTTGTTTTGGTATCCCCTTATAATGCCAAAAACTTGTCACAAGTAGCAGAGGCCAGAGAATATGAAAATCAACTGGCCAAAAAATATTCCTATGTAACCATTGCAGACTGGTATAAAGTTGCAACTGAAAACCCAGATATTTGGGAAGGAACTGATGGTGTTCATTATAGTGATGCTGACACAAAAGGGGCAGAATTGTATGTAACTACTATAAAGACAGCTGTTGAAAGAGCAGCCAAGCAAGAAGCAAAATAA
- the adhE gene encoding bifunctional acetaldehyde-CoA/alcohol dehydrogenase, whose translation MVKEKLTAEQKLAAAQEHVDELVQKGLVALDEFRKLNQEQVDYIVAKASVAALDAHGILAMHAYEETGRGVFEDKATKNLFACEHVVNNMRGVKTVGVIEDDPITGLTKIAEPVGVICGVTPTTNPTSTAIFKSLIALKTRNPIVFGFHPSAQESSAHAAQIVRDAAVAAGAPENCIQWISKPSMEATGALMNHDGIATILATGGNAMVRAAYSCGKPALGVGAGNVPAYIEKSADIRQAAHDIVMSKSFDNGMVCASEQAVIIDKDIYKEFVEEFKSYKTYFVNKKEKALLEEFCFGVKANSKDCSGAKLNADIVGKPATWIAEQAGFTVPEGTNILAAECAEVGEKEPLTREKLSPVIAVLKADSTDDGLKKARQMVEFNGLGHSAAIHTKDEELAKRFGTEMKAMRIIWNSPSTFGGIGDVYNAFIPSLTLGCGSYGRNSVGDNVSAINLLNIKKVGKRRNNMQWFKVPSKIYFERNSIQYLQTCEDIERVMIVTDKSIEKLGFVQRVIDQLNLRRNKVTIQVFSDVEPDPDITTVHRGTEAMRAFEPDTIIALGGGSPMDAAKGMWMFYEQPEVDFGDLVQKFMDIRKRAFKFPSLGKKAKYIGIPTTSGTGSEVTPFAVVSDKANNRKYPLADYALTPTIAIVDPALVESVPAFIAADTGMDVLTHATEAYTSNFANDYTDGLALQAIKLVFQYLKKSVNENDIEAREKMHNASTMAGMAFANAFLGMSHSMAHKIGGVHHTVHGRTNAILLPYVIRYNGTRPSKTTTWPKYNYWKADEKFQDIARMLGLPASTPEEAVASYAQAVYDLGVAVGIKMNFKDQGIDEKVWMDSLHEIALLAYEDQCSPANPRLPLVKDMEEIMADAYYGYAERPGRLK comes from the coding sequence ATGGTCAAAGAAAAATTAACTGCAGAACAAAAATTAGCAGCTGCACAAGAACACGTTGATGAACTTGTTCAAAAAGGGTTAGTAGCTTTAGACGAGTTTCGTAAATTAAATCAAGAACAAGTTGATTATATTGTTGCGAAAGCTTCAGTAGCGGCGCTTGATGCTCATGGTATTTTAGCAATGCATGCTTATGAAGAAACTGGCCGTGGTGTTTTTGAAGATAAAGCGACTAAAAATTTATTTGCTTGTGAACACGTTGTGAATAATATGCGTGGTGTTAAAACAGTTGGTGTTATTGAAGATGATCCTATTACTGGTTTGACAAAAATCGCTGAGCCTGTTGGTGTTATCTGTGGTGTGACTCCAACAACAAACCCAACGTCAACAGCTATTTTCAAATCATTAATCGCATTGAAAACACGTAACCCAATCGTCTTTGGCTTCCATCCATCAGCACAAGAATCTTCTGCTCATGCAGCTCAAATTGTTCGTGATGCTGCAGTTGCTGCAGGTGCTCCTGAAAACTGTATTCAATGGATTTCAAAACCTTCTATGGAAGCAACTGGTGCTTTGATGAACCATGATGGTATTGCAACCATTTTAGCTACTGGTGGTAATGCAATGGTACGCGCAGCTTACTCTTGTGGTAAACCTGCTCTTGGGGTGGGTGCTGGTAACGTTCCTGCCTATATTGAAAAATCTGCAGATATTCGTCAGGCAGCTCACGATATCGTTATGTCAAAATCATTTGATAATGGTATGGTTTGTGCTTCTGAACAAGCTGTGATTATCGATAAAGATATTTACAAAGAATTTGTTGAAGAATTTAAATCTTACAAAACTTATTTCGTTAATAAAAAAGAAAAAGCCCTTCTTGAAGAATTCTGTTTTGGTGTAAAAGCTAACAGCAAAGATTGCTCTGGTGCCAAACTAAATGCTGATATCGTTGGTAAACCAGCAACGTGGATTGCTGAGCAAGCAGGATTTACAGTTCCTGAAGGAACGAACATTTTAGCAGCAGAATGTGCTGAAGTTGGTGAAAAAGAACCATTGACACGTGAAAAATTGTCACCAGTTATAGCTGTTCTAAAAGCGGATTCTACGGATGATGGTCTTAAAAAAGCTCGTCAAATGGTTGAATTCAATGGTTTAGGTCACTCAGCTGCGATTCATACGAAAGATGAAGAACTTGCAAAACGTTTCGGTACAGAAATGAAAGCAATGCGCATTATTTGGAACTCTCCATCTACATTTGGTGGTATCGGTGATGTTTACAATGCCTTTATTCCATCATTAACTCTAGGTTGTGGTTCATACGGACGTAACTCAGTCGGAGATAACGTAAGTGCTATTAACCTTCTTAACATTAAGAAAGTAGGGAAACGTAGAAATAATATGCAATGGTTTAAAGTTCCTTCAAAAATTTACTTCGAACGTAATTCAATTCAATACCTTCAAACTTGCGAAGACATTGAACGTGTCATGATTGTCACAGATAAATCAATTGAAAAATTAGGTTTTGTTCAACGTGTTATTGATCAATTAAATCTTCGTCGTAACAAAGTAACAATTCAAGTATTTTCTGATGTTGAGCCTGATCCAGATATCACAACAGTTCACCGTGGTACTGAGGCTATGCGAGCATTTGAACCTGATACCATCATTGCATTAGGTGGTGGTTCACCAATGGACGCTGCTAAAGGTATGTGGATGTTCTATGAACAACCAGAAGTTGATTTTGGCGATCTTGTTCAAAAATTCATGGATATCCGTAAGAGAGCCTTTAAATTCCCAAGCTTAGGTAAAAAAGCAAAATACATCGGTATTCCTACAACTTCTGGTACAGGTTCTGAAGTTACACCGTTCGCAGTTGTTTCTGACAAAGCTAATAACCGTAAATATCCATTGGCTGACTATGCCTTGACACCAACAATTGCTATTGTTGACCCAGCGTTAGTTGAATCAGTTCCGGCATTTATTGCTGCTGATACTGGTATGGATGTTTTAACCCATGCGACTGAAGCCTATACATCAAACTTCGCAAATGACTATACAGATGGTCTTGCACTTCAAGCCATTAAATTAGTCTTCCAATACCTTAAAAAATCAGTTAATGAAAATGATATTGAAGCTCGTGAAAAAATGCATAACGCTTCAACGATGGCTGGTATGGCTTTTGCCAATGCCTTCCTTGGAATGAGCCACTCTATGGCGCATAAAATTGGTGGTGTTCACCATACAGTTCATGGACGCACAAATGCTATCTTGTTACCTTATGTCATCCGTTATAATGGAACTCGTCCATCAAAAACAACAACTTGGCCAAAATATAACTACTGGAAAGCAGATGAAAAATTCCAAGATATTGCTCGTATGTTGGGCTTACCAGCATCTACTCCAGAAGAAGCTGTGGCATCATATGCTCAAGCAGTCTATGATTTAGGTGTTGCTGTAGGCATTAAAATGAACTTTAAAGATCAAGGAATTGATGAAAAAGTTTGGATGGATAGTTTGCATGAAATTGCTCTTCTTGCCTATGAAGATCAATGTTCTCCAGCAAATCCTCGTCTTCCATTAGTTAAAGATATGGAAGAAATCATGGCTGATGCTTACTATGGTTATGCAGAACGCCCAGGAAGACTTAAATAA
- the thrC gene encoding threonine synthase, which translates to MGLIYQSTRDQCNQVSASQAILSGLASDGGLYTPIKLPKLDLNFDDLQSASYQEIAKLIMSAFFDDFTDEELDHCISSAYDDKFDTDLIAPIVSLKDYHNLELFHGATIAFKDMALSILPHLLTTAAKKQGVDNKIVILTATSGDTGKAAMAGFADVPGTEIIVFYPKHGVSKIQELQMTTQKGQNTHVIAIEGNFDDAQTEVKRMFNDQELAAKLAKQGIQLSSANSMNIGRLIPQVVYYVYAYAQLVKKRSIQVGDEINITVPTGNFGNILAAYYAKEIGLPVSRLICASNENNVLTDFFTNLTYNKKRPFKVTSSPSMDILVSSNLERLIFHLLGNDSEKTKELMLKLSKDGEYQLEGIREDIFNIFRAGFASEEETKAEIRAIFESDNYVIDPHTAVASAVYREYQKISGDQTLTVIASTASPYKFPCVVVNSISSEFIESDFKAVEALEKLSGVTIPKAVRGLEKAEVLHETLVATKDMQEAVEKYLGVQ; encoded by the coding sequence ATGGGTTTAATTTATCAATCAACACGTGATCAATGTAATCAAGTAAGCGCTAGCCAAGCTATATTGAGTGGATTAGCTTCTGATGGTGGCTTATATACACCAATTAAACTACCAAAGCTTGATTTGAATTTTGACGATTTGCAGTCAGCTTCTTATCAGGAAATTGCTAAATTGATTATGTCAGCATTCTTTGATGATTTTACTGATGAAGAATTAGATCACTGTATTTCGTCTGCTTATGACGACAAGTTTGATACGGATCTTATTGCACCGATAGTGTCATTAAAGGATTATCACAATTTAGAGTTATTCCATGGGGCTACTATTGCCTTTAAAGATATGGCCTTATCTATTTTGCCTCATTTACTAACAACTGCTGCAAAAAAACAAGGTGTTGACAATAAAATAGTGATTTTAACAGCAACTTCAGGTGATACTGGTAAGGCAGCAATGGCCGGCTTTGCAGATGTTCCGGGTACAGAGATTATTGTTTTTTACCCTAAACATGGGGTTAGCAAAATTCAAGAGCTTCAAATGACAACGCAAAAAGGGCAAAACACACATGTTATTGCAATTGAAGGTAACTTTGATGATGCTCAAACGGAAGTTAAGCGGATGTTCAATGACCAGGAATTAGCTGCCAAATTGGCAAAGCAAGGTATTCAATTGTCATCAGCTAACTCTATGAATATTGGTCGGTTAATTCCTCAGGTTGTTTATTATGTTTATGCCTATGCTCAATTGGTGAAAAAGCGCAGCATTCAAGTAGGTGATGAGATTAACATTACGGTTCCAACTGGTAATTTCGGTAATATCTTAGCTGCTTATTATGCTAAAGAAATTGGTCTGCCGGTTTCTAGGCTAATTTGTGCTTCAAATGAAAATAATGTTTTGACTGACTTCTTTACCAACTTAACTTATAATAAGAAACGTCCTTTCAAAGTGACCAGCAGCCCGTCTATGGATATTTTGGTCTCTTCAAATCTAGAACGCCTTATTTTCCATTTACTTGGCAATGACTCTGAAAAAACTAAAGAACTTATGCTTAAGCTGTCCAAAGATGGTGAGTATCAGCTTGAAGGCATTCGAGAGGATATTTTTAATATTTTTAGAGCTGGTTTTGCTTCGGAAGAAGAGACTAAAGCTGAAATCAGAGCAATTTTTGAAAGTGATAACTATGTTATTGATCCTCACACGGCTGTAGCCTCAGCTGTTTATAGAGAGTATCAAAAAATTAGTGGAGATCAAACTCTAACGGTGATTGCCTCAACAGCTAGTCCTTATAAATTTCCGTGTGTAGTGGTAAATTCCATTAGTTCAGAATTTATTGAAAGTGATTTTAAAGCAGTGGAAGCATTAGAAAAATTATCTGGTGTAACTATTCCGAAGGCAGTCAGAGGTCTTGAAAAAGCAGAAGTATTGCATGAGACCTTGGTTGCGACAAAGGATATGCAAGAGGCAGTTGAAAAATACTTAGGAGTACAGTAA